The genomic stretch CCGTCGTCCTGGCCTCACGATGCCACGGCGCCGCCCGCCCACGAGGCACAGGAAGCTCTGCACCCGGTTCCAGCCGCGAGACCGGGTGCAAAGCCCCCTGTGCCAGATGGGACGGGGGCGGGAGCGGGAGCGGCTCAGCCCAGGATCTGGCCGGTGATCACCGCGGCCTGCGCGGCCCGCTCCGGCGCCGTGCCCGGCTGCAGCACCAGGCCGAGCAGCCACCGGCACACCAGCTCCGCCTCCGGGCGGGAGATCCGCAGCGCCTGGGCGAGGGTGAGGACCACGTCGGTCCAGCGCCCGGCGTCCAGCGCCATCATCTGCACGAGGGTCTCGGGCTCGGTCTCGGCCAGCCGGCGCAGCACCGGGTGCCCGCCGACCTCCTCGGCCAGCGCGGGGACGGCGACGGTGAGCGGCAGCTCGGCGGCCAGCGCGGCCAGCCGGTCCAGCTCGAAGGCGATCAGCGCCTGGGCGACGTCGTCCTTGGTGCGGAAGTGGTTGTACAGCGTCGCCTTGGCCACGCCTGCCGCCGCCGCGACGTGCTGCATGGTGGCCTTGCGCACCCCCCGCTCGGCGAAGGCGGTCCGGGCGCCGTTGAGCAGGCCGCGCCGCGTGCGGCTCATCGCGGAGCCGGTGCGGATCGGCGCGCGGCGGGGGTCGCGGGCCGCAGCCGGCGCCGTCGGACGGGGCGCCGGGACGGCGACGGCGAGCGCGGGCACCGGCGCGGTCAGGTGGTGGCCGGGGACCGGGGGCTGGATGCGGCCCGCGCCGACCGGGACCGGCGTGGTCAGGTGCTGCCCACCGGAGACCGCCGCCTCGGCGGCCGCGGCCTCGGCGGCGTCGGCCTCCAGCACGGTGGCCGCGCCGCGACCGGCGAGGGTCGCCTGCGGTGCGGCGGACGGCGACTGCGGGGAACGGGAACCCGGGGAAGACATGGACACTTTGTGCCTTCCCGGTCGCACTGGGTCAAGGATGTGGACGCCGAGCGCTGTTCGTGTCGCACCGTTCGTCCGCCGCTGGCAACTGGTGGACGGTCGAGGGCGTCGGGGTCCACCACGGAACGAGCCCCGCCGGAGTACTCCGGCGGGGCTCGGTCGAGCGGCTGGTTCAGGCGGCGAGGGAGACCGCGCCGGAGGCCCGGGAACCGCGGGCGGGCTGTCCCCCTCCGACGAGCGCCAGGGCGGGCTCGGCGACCGGCGCCTCGACGGCGACCTGCTCCGCCGGCTCGGCGGCGTCGGCCGCACCGGCCTCGTCAGCAGCCGCCCCGGGGACCGGGAGCGCCACCGGGCGGACCGTGCGACCACCGGGCTCGGCCAGCCGCATCTCCAGGCTCACCTCGGCGAGCAGGTCGGCGAGCTCCACGTCGAGGGCGTCGCAGATGGAGGCCAGCAGCTCCGAGGAGGCCTCCTTCTGGCCGCGCTCGACCTCGGAGAGGTACCCCAGGCTGACCCGCGCAGCGCCGGACACGTCCCGCAGCGTGCGCCGCTGCCGCAGCCGGTGTCCCCGCAGGGTGGTGCCGAGCTGGGTGCGCAGCAGCGTCATGGCCGTCTCCTGTCCACTCATCTCGAGCAGTCGCAACGAGCAGCTGCGGCGTCGACCGGCCGGGCCGGGGGACGCCGTGCGCCCACGGTACGCGGACGTGCCCGCCCTCACGCGCCGGGTCGGGCCGCGTCCGCTCCTGGCGTAACACCTGCGCCACCGTCGGGCTTCCCGGTGTCCAGCCGCGCCAGCAGCCGCTGCACGGCCGCGGCCACCGCCCCGGACCGCACGGCCGCCCGGTCCCCCGGCAGGTCGAGTTGGTGCACCTCGGTCCGCACGCCGTCGCTGATGCCCAGGTAGACCCGCCCGGGACCGTGGCCGTCGACCGGGTCGGGGCCGGCCACGCCGGTGAGCCCCACCCCCCAGGTGGCCGTGCAGCGCTCCCGGATGCCCTCGGCGAGCGCGGCCGCGGTGGGCTCGCTGACCGGGCCGACGGCGGCCAGCAGCTCGGCCGGCACCCCGGCCAGCGTCGTCTTCAGGTCGGTGGCGTAGACGACGGCGCCGCCGCGCAGCGTGGCGCTGGCGCCGGGGACGGCGGCCAGCGTGGCGCAGAACAGCCCGGCGGTCAGCGACTCGGCGGCCGCGATCGTCTCACCCCGGGCCAGCAGGGCGGCGTGCAGCCGGGTGGCGTCGTCGGCCGCCGGCGCGCTCACGCCGCGGTGTCCCGGCGACCGGGTTCGCCGGGCGGTCCACCCCCGGCGCGCCGGTCGGCTGCCTCGCGCATCGCCCGGGCACTGGTGCGGCGCAGGGTGAGCGCCCGGTAGACGTAGTCGATCCCGGTGATCACGGTGAGCACCAGCGCCGCCGCCATCACCCACCAGCGGGCCGACGCCAGCACCCCGCTCAGCGGCAGGATGTAGAGCCCGATCGCCAGGGCCTGCAGCACGGTCTTGGCCTTGCCGCCGCGGCTGGCCGCGATCACGCCGTGCCGGATCACCCAGAAGCGCAGCACGGTGACCCCGAGCTCGCGGAACAGGATCACCACCGTCACCCACCAGGGCAGCAGCGCGAGGATGGACAGCCCCAGCAGGGCGGTGCCGGTCAGCGCCTTGTCCGCGATGGGGTCGGCGAGCTTGCCGAACTCGGTGACCTGGTTGGTGCGGCGGGCGATCATCCCGTCGTAGCGGTCGGTGATGATCGCGAGGGCGAAGAAGACCGTCGCCCACACCCGGCGGTCGTCGTCCATGCCGCCGTCGGTGAGCAGCAGCAGGGCGAAGACCGGCACCATGGCCAGCCGCAGCGTCGTCAGTGCGTTGGGGAGGTTGACCAGCCGCGTGGAGTGCGGCGGCGTGGCGGCCGGGTCGGCCGCCCCCTCGGGCACCGCCGCGCTCACGTGGTCAGACCCCGGCCGCGGCGGACGCCGAGGCTCCGGCGAGCGCCGGCGTCACCGCGACGGCGACCAGGTCGATCCCGTCGGTGTCGACCACCTCGGCGCGCACCAGCTGGCCGGCGACGGCGCCGGCCGGCACCCCGCTGACCGTGGTGGTGCCGTCGGCGTCGGGGTCCTGGTGGGCGGCGTGACCGCCCCAGGTGCCCGCCTCGGTCACCTCGGACAGGTCGTCGGTGAGCAGCACGTCGACCGTGCTGCCGATGCGCTCCTCCGCCCGCTGGGCGGTGAGCTCCTCCACCAGGTCGGTGATCCGCCGCACGCGGGCGTCGATCTCGGCCTGGTCGAGCTTGCCGTCCAGTCCTTCGCCCTCGGTGCCCTCCTCGTCGGAGTAACCGAAGACGCCGACCGCGTCGAGCCGGCCCTCGACCAGGAAGCGCTCCAGCTCGGCGACGTCGGCCTCGGTCTCCCCGGGGAAGCCGAGGATGACGTTGGTGCGGAAGCCCGCCTCCGGGGCGAGGGACCGGGCTCGCGCCATCACCGCGAGGAAGTCGTCGGTGCCGCCGAAGCGGCGCATCCGGCGCAGCAGGGTCGGCGAGGAGTGCTGGAAGGACAGGTCGTAGTAGGGCGCGACCCCGGGGGTGCCGGCGATGACCTCCAGCAGGCCCGGCCGCAGCTCGGCCGGCTGCAGGTAGGCGACCCGGACCCGGACGATCCCCGGGACCGCCGCCAGCTGCGGCAACAGCTTCTCCAGCGAGCGCAGGTCGCCGGTGTCCTTGCCGTAGGAGGTGGAGTTCTCGCTGACCAGGACGATCTCGGTGACGCCCTCGGACGCCAGCCACTGGGCCTCGCCCAGCACCTCGGCCATGGGGCGGGAGACGAACGCGCCGCGGAAGGTCGGGATGGCGCAGAAGGCGCAGCGCCGGTCGCAGCCGGAGGCGATCTTCAGCGCCGCGGAGGGGCCGCTGGCCAGTCGACGCCGGCGCAGCCAGTCGTGCCCGGGGATGGCCGGGGCGTCGGAGCCGGTGGTCGCGGCGGTGCGCGCGACCGGGCTGATCGGCAGCAGGGTGCGCCGGTCGCGGGGCGAGTGCGGCACCAGCGGACGGCCGGACAGCACGTCGTCGAGCCGGTCGCCGATCGCGGCGTAGTCGTCGAAGCCGAGCACCGTCGCCTCGGGCAGCGCCCCGGCCAGCTCGTTGCCGTACCGCTCGGCCATGCAGCCGACGGCGATCACCTCGGCGCCGGAGTCGGTGGCCTCCAGGATCGCGTCGAGGGAGTCCTTCTTGGCGCTCTCGATGAACCCGCAGGTGTTGACCAGCACGGCGTCGGCGTCGTCGGCGTCCTCGACCAGCTGGTAGCCCTCGCCGGCCAGCCGGCCGGCCAGCTCCTCGGAGTCGACCTCGTTCCGCGCGCAGCCCAGGGTGACCACGGCGACCCGGCGCGGCGAGGCGGCCCCGGCCGGCGGTTCGTCCGGCTGTCCACCGGCCCGACGGTCGGTCGGGGCGGCGGCGGGCACGGAGCGGGGCAGAGCTGACACCGGTCCATCGTAGGCGCCGCCGCTCCCCCACCCCCGCGCCCCGGCCGCGTGGCTCGTCCCCGCCTGCCGGCCCCGCTGCAGGGTCCCGCGCCGAGCCTGCGAGGCGTGGGGGGACAGCGGGGTCCTTCTGCTCGCCCCCCTCCGCGGCCGCCGACGCGCTCAGCCTCCGCCGCCGCGCAGGACGAGCCGGGCGACGACCTCGCCCCCCTCCGCGGCCGCCGACGCGCTCAGCCTCCGCCGCCGCGCAGGACGAACAGCGTGGACTCCAGCTCGTCGGGCTTGATCAGCACGTCGCGGGCCTTGGAGCCCTCCGAGGGCCCGACGATGCCGCGGCTCTCCATGAGGTCCATCAGCCGCCCGGCCTTGGCGAAGCCGACCCGCAGCTTGCGCTGCAGCATCGAGGTGGAGCCGAACTGGCTGGTGACGACGAGCTCGATCGCCTGGACCAGCAGCTCCATGTCGCCGCCGACGTCCTCGTCGATCTCCTTCTTCTCGCCCGCCGCCGCGGTGAAGACCTCTTCCCGGTACTCGGGCTCGGCCTGCCGCTTGGTGAACTCGACGACCGCCTCGATCTCGGCGTCGGAGACGTAGGCGCCCTGGACGCGCATCGGCTTGCCCGCGCCGATGGGCAGGAAGAGCGCGTCACCCATGCCGATCAGCTTCTCCGCGCCGGGCTGGTCGAGGATGACCCGGCTGTCGGTGAGGCTGGAGGTGGAGAACGCGAGCCGGGAGGGCACGTTGGCCTTGATCAGGCCGGTGACGACGTCGACCGAGGGCCGCTGGGTCGCGAGCACCAGGTGGATGCCGGCGGCACGGGCCTTCTGGGTGATCCGGACGATCGACTCCTCGACGTCCCGCGGGGCGACCATCATCAGGTCGGCGAGCTCGTCGACGATGGTGAGGATGTACGGGTAGGGCTGGTAGACCCGCTCGCTGCCGGGCGGGGCGGTGATCTCGCCGCGCTCGACCTTCTTGTTGAAGTCGTCGATGTGCCGCACCCCGGTGGCCCGCATGTCCTGGTAGCGCTGCTCCATCTCCTCGACCAGCCAGGCCAGCGCGGTGGCGGCCTTCTTGGGGTCGGTGATGATCGGCGTGATCAGGTGCGGGATGCCGTCGTAGGGCGTCAGCTCGACCATCTTCGGGTCGACCAGGATCATCCGCAGCTGGTCCGGGGTGGCCCGCAGCAGCAGCGAGGTCAGCAGCGAGTTGATGCAGCTGGACTTTCCGGCACCGGTGGCGCCGGCGACCAGCAGGTGCGGCATCTTCGCCAGGTTCGCGCAGACGAACCCGCCCTCGATGTCCTTGCCCAGGCCGACCAGCATCGGGTGCGGGTCCTGCTTGGCCACCTGGGAGCGCATGACGTCGCCCAGGCTGACCGTCTCGCGGTCGGTGTTGGGCACCTCGACGCCCACCGCGGACTTGCCGGGGATCGGCGCCAGGATGCGGATGTTGTCGTTGGCGACGGCGTAGGCGAGGTTCTTGGTCAGCGCGGTGATCTTCTCGACCTTGACCGCGTTGCCCAGCTCGATCTCGTACCGGGTGACCGTCGGGCCGCGGGTGTAGCTGGTGACCGCCGCGTCGATGTTGAACTGCTCGAGCACCCCGGTGATCGCCTCGATGGCGACGTCGTTGGCCTTGGACTTCGCCCGCGGCGGGGTGCCCGGGCGCAGCACGCTGACCGAGGGCAGGGTGTAGGTGCCCTCGACCGGCTGGATCCGGAGCTGCTCGGGCTCCTCGATCGGCGGCAGGTCCTCCGGCGGCGCGGTGCGGTCGACGACGGCCGGCCGGCGCACCGGCTCCGCCGGCGGGGGCGGCTCGTGCACGACCGCCAGCGGCGCCTCGTCGAGGGCGCCGACGTCGATCCGGCCGGTGTCCAGGGTGTCCTGCACCGCCGCCGCGGCGGTCTTGCGCCCGCGGCGGGCCCGCGGGGCGGGTTCCTCCTCCGGCTCGTCGTCGTAGAGCTCGTCGTAGTCGTCGTACTCGTCGGTGTCCCGGCCGAGCTTCTCGTCGACCCACCCGCGCAGCCGCTCGGGCACCTGGTGCACCGGGGTGGCGGTGACGACGAGCAGGCCGAAGAAGGCCAGCAGCACGAGCAGCAGCACGGTGACGACGTCGCCGACACCGGCCACCAGCGGCGTGCCGACCGCCCAGCCGAGCAGGCCGCCGGCGCCGCTGCGGTCGGTGTCGCTGAGGTCGGGCCCGGTCACGTGGGTGATGCCGACGACGGCGGCGAGGACGCAGATCCACCCGATGGTCAGCCTGCCCCGGGCCTCCGGCTGCGGGGGGTGGCGCAGCAGGCGCAGCGCGACCAGCAGCAGCACGACCGGCAGCACCGCGGTGAGCACGCCGATGGTCCAGCGGACCCCGTCGGCCATGCCCGCGCCCACCGGGCCGATGCCGCCGGTCCAGGTCGCCGCGCCCAGCACGATGGCCAGGCCCAGCACGAACAGGCCGACGCCGTCCCGGCGGTGCTCCGGGGCCAGCGGCTCGGCCTCCGGCGGCCGGGCGACGGAGCGGGCGAGCCCGCCGGCGCCGCGGGCCAGCAGCGACCAGGCGCCGACGGCGCCGCGCATCAGCGATCCGCTGAGGGTGTTCTTCTTCTTGGCCGCCGGGCGGCGGGCGGCCGTGGAGCCGCCCCGCTTGGCCGGGGGGCGCTTCTTGGCCGTGGACCCGCCGGAGCGCGGGCGGGAGGAGGCCCCACCACGCGCCGGCGCCCGGTTCGACGTCGCGCGAGCAGGCATGCGTCGACGGTAATGGCCTGGGGGGTGCAGGTGGATGATCCTGGCCCCGCGTGTCCACCTCCGGCTCCCGACCAGACGTGCCGGCTGGCTACCGTCTCGGAGGTGACCGAGACCCGCCCGTACGGCAGCTGGCCCACCCCGATCACCTCCGAGCTGGTGGTCCGCGCCTCCGCGCGGCTGGGCGAGGTGGCCGTCGACGGGGACGACGTCTGGTGGGCCGAGGGGCGGCCGGGCGAGGGCGGCCGCAGCGTGCTGGTCCGCCGCGCCGCCGACGGCACGACCACCGACCTGCTCCCCCCACCCTGGAACGCCCGGACCCGGGTGCACGAGTACGGCGGCGGGGCGTGGACCGTGGCCGACGGCACCGTCTGGCTCACCTCCTACGCCGACCAGCGGCTGTACCGGGTGCCCGCGGGCGGCGAGCCGGTGGCGGTCACCGGCGAGCCGGACCTCCCGGCCGGGGTCCGCTTCGCCGACCTCTCCGCCGACGGCGACGGGGTGCTGGCCGTCCGGGAGACCCACTCCCCCGGCGGCGCCTCGGCCGACGTCGTGCACGAAGTGGTCCGGGTGCGCGCCGACGGCGCGGTCGAGGTGCTGGTGTCGGGCAGCGACTTCGTCTCCGACCCACGACGCTCCCCCGACGGCCGGTCGCTGGCCTGGTTGCAGTGGCAGCACCCGGACATGCCGTGGGACGCCGCCGAGCTGGTGGTCCGCGGCCCGGACGGCAGCGAGACGGTGGTGGCCGGTGGCCGGTCGGGTGCCCGGCCGGAGTCGGTGGTGCAGCCGGTCTGGGCCGCCGACGGCGCGCTGTGGTTTCTCGCCGACCGCACCGACGTGTGGTCGCTGTACCGCTGGGCACCGGGCGGCGGGCCGGAGCTGGTCGTCGGCGTCGGGAGCGACATCGCCGGCCCGCAGTGGGTGTTCGGGCAGAGCCGGTTCGCCCTGCTGCCCGACGGCCGGGTCGTGCTGGCGTACGGCCGGGACGGCGCCGACCGGCTCGCGGTGCGGGACCCCGACGGGACGCTGCGCGAACTCGACCTCCCGTACGGGTCCTTCGGTCAGCTCCGGGCGGCCGGCGACGGCGTGGTGTGCGTGGCCGGCGGGCCGACGTCGGAGCCGGTGGTGCTTCGGGTGTCGGCCGACGGGCGGGCCGAGGTGCTGCGCCCGGCCCGCGACCTCGGGCTGGACCCGGGCTGGTTCTCCCGCCCGGAGCACGTCACCTTCCCCACCGAGGACGGCGGCAGCGGGGTGGCCTCCGCCCACGCACTGGTCTACCCGCCGACCAACCCCCGGGTGACCGGCCCCGACGACGAGCGCCCGCCTCTGCTGGTGCTCGTGCACGGCGGACCGACCTCGGCCGCGTCGTCGGTGCTGTCGCTGGGCGTGCAGTACTGGACCTCCCGGGGCTTCACCGTGGCCGACGTCGACTACCGCGGCTCCACCGGCTACGGCCGGCGGTACCGGGAGGCGCTGCAGGGGCGCTGGGGCGTGGCCGACCTGGACGACGTCGTCGCCTGCGCCCGCTGGCTGGCCGGCCAGGACCGGGTCGACCCCGCGCGGATGGCGATCCGCGGCGGCTCGGCCGGCGGGTACACGACGCTGGCCGTGCTGACCTTCCGGCCGGGCGTCTTCGCGGCCGGCGCGAGCCACTACGGCGTCGCCGACCTGGCCGCGCTGGCCGCCGACACGCACTCGTTCGAGTCCCGGTACCTCGACGGGCTGGTCGCGCCGTGGCCCGAGGGGGCCGACGTCTACGCCGAGCGCTCCCCCGTCCACGCCACGGACGCCCTGGACACCCCGCTGGCGGTGTTCCAGGGCGACGAGGACCGGGTGGTGCCGCCGGAGCAGGCTGAGATGATGGTCGCCGCGCTGCGGGAGAAGGGCGTACCGCACG from Modestobacter roseus encodes the following:
- a CDS encoding DNA translocase FtsK, which translates into the protein MPARATSNRAPARGGASSRPRSGGSTAKKRPPAKRGGSTAARRPAAKKKNTLSGSLMRGAVGAWSLLARGAGGLARSVARPPEAEPLAPEHRRDGVGLFVLGLAIVLGAATWTGGIGPVGAGMADGVRWTIGVLTAVLPVVLLLVALRLLRHPPQPEARGRLTIGWICVLAAVVGITHVTGPDLSDTDRSGAGGLLGWAVGTPLVAGVGDVVTVLLLVLLAFFGLLVVTATPVHQVPERLRGWVDEKLGRDTDEYDDYDELYDDEPEEEPAPRARRGRKTAAAAVQDTLDTGRIDVGALDEAPLAVVHEPPPPAEPVRRPAVVDRTAPPEDLPPIEEPEQLRIQPVEGTYTLPSVSVLRPGTPPRAKSKANDVAIEAITGVLEQFNIDAAVTSYTRGPTVTRYEIELGNAVKVEKITALTKNLAYAVANDNIRILAPIPGKSAVGVEVPNTDRETVSLGDVMRSQVAKQDPHPMLVGLGKDIEGGFVCANLAKMPHLLVAGATGAGKSSCINSLLTSLLLRATPDQLRMILVDPKMVELTPYDGIPHLITPIITDPKKAATALAWLVEEMEQRYQDMRATGVRHIDDFNKKVERGEITAPPGSERVYQPYPYILTIVDELADLMMVAPRDVEESIVRITQKARAAGIHLVLATQRPSVDVVTGLIKANVPSRLAFSTSSLTDSRVILDQPGAEKLIGMGDALFLPIGAGKPMRVQGAYVSDAEIEAVVEFTKRQAEPEYREEVFTAAAGEKKEIDEDVGGDMELLVQAIELVVTSQFGSTSMLQRKLRVGFAKAGRLMDLMESRGIVGPSEGSKARDVLIKPDELESTLFVLRGGGG
- a CDS encoding S9 family peptidase; this encodes MTETRPYGSWPTPITSELVVRASARLGEVAVDGDDVWWAEGRPGEGGRSVLVRRAADGTTTDLLPPPWNARTRVHEYGGGAWTVADGTVWLTSYADQRLYRVPAGGEPVAVTGEPDLPAGVRFADLSADGDGVLAVRETHSPGGASADVVHEVVRVRADGAVEVLVSGSDFVSDPRRSPDGRSLAWLQWQHPDMPWDAAELVVRGPDGSETVVAGGRSGARPESVVQPVWAADGALWFLADRTDVWSLYRWAPGGGPELVVGVGSDIAGPQWVFGQSRFALLPDGRVVLAYGRDGADRLAVRDPDGTLRELDLPYGSFGQLRAAGDGVVCVAGGPTSEPVVLRVSADGRAEVLRPARDLGLDPGWFSRPEHVTFPTEDGGSGVASAHALVYPPTNPRVTGPDDERPPLLVLVHGGPTSAASSVLSLGVQYWTSRGFTVADVDYRGSTGYGRRYREALQGRWGVADLDDVVACARWLAGQDRVDPARMAIRGGSAGGYTTLAVLTFRPGVFAAGASHYGVADLAALAADTHSFESRYLDGLVAPWPEGADVYAERSPVHATDALDTPLAVFQGDEDRVVPPEQAEMMVAALREKGVPHAYLLFAGEQHGFRQAENIRAALDGELSFYAQVLGFDLPAEEGITPIDVVRG
- a CDS encoding CinA family protein, with amino-acid sequence MSAPAADDATRLHAALLARGETIAAAESLTAGLFCATLAAVPGASATLRGGAVVYATDLKTTLAGVPAELLAAVGPVSEPTAAALAEGIRERCTATWGVGLTGVAGPDPVDGHGPGRVYLGISDGVRTEVHQLDLPGDRAAVRSGAVAAAVQRLLARLDTGKPDGGAGVTPGADAARPGA
- a CDS encoding TetR/AcrR family transcriptional regulator; the encoded protein is MSSPGSRSPQSPSAAPQATLAGRGAATVLEADAAEAAAAEAAVSGGQHLTTPVPVGAGRIQPPVPGHHLTAPVPALAVAVPAPRPTAPAAARDPRRAPIRTGSAMSRTRRGLLNGARTAFAERGVRKATMQHVAAAAGVAKATLYNHFRTKDDVAQALIAFELDRLAALAAELPLTVAVPALAEEVGGHPVLRRLAETEPETLVQMMALDAGRWTDVVLTLAQALRISRPEAELVCRWLLGLVLQPGTAPERAAQAAVITGQILG
- the pgsA gene encoding CDP-diacylglycerol--glycerol-3-phosphate 3-phosphatidyltransferase — protein: MSAAVPEGAADPAATPPHSTRLVNLPNALTTLRLAMVPVFALLLLTDGGMDDDRRVWATVFFALAIITDRYDGMIARRTNQVTEFGKLADPIADKALTGTALLGLSILALLPWWVTVVILFRELGVTVLRFWVIRHGVIAASRGGKAKTVLQALAIGLYILPLSGVLASARWWVMAAALVLTVITGIDYVYRALTLRRTSARAMREAADRRAGGGPPGEPGRRDTAA
- a CDS encoding helix-turn-helix domain-containing protein, translating into MTLLRTQLGTTLRGHRLRQRRTLRDVSGAARVSLGYLSEVERGQKEASSELLASICDALDVELADLLAEVSLEMRLAEPGGRTVRPVALPVPGAAADEAGAADAAEPAEQVAVEAPVAEPALALVGGGQPARGSRASGAVSLAA
- the rimO gene encoding 30S ribosomal protein S12 methylthiotransferase RimO, with protein sequence MSALPRSVPAAAPTDRRAGGQPDEPPAGAASPRRVAVVTLGCARNEVDSEELAGRLAGEGYQLVEDADDADAVLVNTCGFIESAKKDSLDAILEATDSGAEVIAVGCMAERYGNELAGALPEATVLGFDDYAAIGDRLDDVLSGRPLVPHSPRDRRTLLPISPVARTAATTGSDAPAIPGHDWLRRRRLASGPSAALKIASGCDRRCAFCAIPTFRGAFVSRPMAEVLGEAQWLASEGVTEIVLVSENSTSYGKDTGDLRSLEKLLPQLAAVPGIVRVRVAYLQPAELRPGLLEVIAGTPGVAPYYDLSFQHSSPTLLRRMRRFGGTDDFLAVMARARSLAPEAGFRTNVILGFPGETEADVAELERFLVEGRLDAVGVFGYSDEEGTEGEGLDGKLDQAEIDARVRRITDLVEELTAQRAEERIGSTVDVLLTDDLSEVTEAGTWGGHAAHQDPDADGTTTVSGVPAGAVAGQLVRAEVVDTDGIDLVAVAVTPALAGASASAAAGV